CGGGTGGATCGGGCTCGGCTGGCCGCAGAGCGGGTACGGCAACCGGACCGGAAGCCTCACCCAGCAGGTCGCCTGGGCCGAGGAGTACGCCCGGTCGGGAGCCCCGCCGCGCTCCGGGCACATCGGGGAGAACCTGCTCGCGCCCACCCTGCTCGCGCACGGCACGGACGAGCAGAAGGCGCGCTTCCTGCCGCCGGTCGCCGCCGGCGACGAGCTGTGGTGCCAGGGATACAGCGAGCCCGGCGCCGGCTCCGACCTCGCCGGCGTCCGCACACGGGCCGAACTCGCCCCCGACGGACGGTCGTACCGCGTCACCGGCCAGAAGATCTGGACGTCCCTCGCCCACGAGGCCGACTGGTGCTTCGTCCTCGCGCGCACCGACCCGCAGGCGCGGCGGCACCACGGCCTGACGTTCCTCCTCGTGCCCATGGACCAGCCGGGCCGGATCGAGGTACGGCCCATCCGGCAGCTGACCGGCACCAGCGACTTCAACGAGGTCTTCTTCGACGGGGCGCACGCGCGCGCGGAACACGTCGTCGGCGCGCCGGGAGACGGCTGGCGGGTCGCCATGAGCCTGCTTGGCTTCGAGCGCGGGGTGTCGACCCTCGCCCAGCAGATCGGTTTCGCACAGGAGCTGGGGCGCGTGGTGCACGCCGCCGTGGAGTCGGGAGCGGCCGGCGATCCCGTCGTGCGCGAGCGTCTGGTGCGGCTGTGGGCGGAGCTGCGGACCATGCGATGGAACGCGCTGCGGACGCTGGGGGGCACGGGCGGGCCGGGTGCGCCGAGCGTGGCCAAGCTGCTGTGGGCGGGCTGGCACCAGCGGCTGGGAGAGGTCGCCGTACAGGTGCGGGGCGCGGCCGCGAGCGTCGGGCCGGCCGACTGGACGCCCGCCGCGCCGTACGAACTCGACGACGCGCAGCACCTGTTCCTGTTCTCCCGGGCCGACACGATCTACGGCGGCTCGGACCAGATCCAGCGCACGATCATCGCCGAGCGCGTGCTCGGCCTGCCCAGGCAGCCCAAGGGATGAGGCAGAGGGGAGCAGTGTGATGCGAGGCGTGGTGTTCGACGGTGAGCGGGTCGAGGTCGTCGACGACCTGGAGGTGCGGGACCCGGAAGCCGGCGAGGTGCTGGTCGCCGTCGCGGCGGCCGGGCTGTGTCACAGCGACCTGTCGGTCGTCGACGGGACGATCCCCTTCCCCGCGCCGGTCGTCCTCGGGCACGAGGGCGCGGGCGTCGTGGCCGCGGTCGGCCCCGGGGTCACGCATGTCGTGCCCGGGGACCATGTCGCGCTGTCCACGCTCGCCAACTGCGGCGCCTGCGCGGAGTGCGACCGGGGCCGCCCCACGATGTGCCGGCAGGCCATCGGGCGGCCCGGGAGACCGTTCACGCGCGCGGGGCGCCCCCTCTTCCAGTTCGCGGCCAACTCCGCCTTCGCCGAGCGGACGGTGGTCAAGGCCGTGCAGGCGGTGCCGATCCCCAAGGACGTCCCGCTGACGTCCGCCGCGCTGATCGGGTGCGGGGTGCTGACCGGCGTCGGGGCCGTGCTGAACCGCGCGCGCGTGGGCCACGGCGAGAGCGTCGTCGTCATCGGCACAGGCGGGATCGGGCTCAACGTGCTGCAGGGCGCGCGGATCGCGGGCGCGCTGCGGATCGTCGCCGTCGACGCGAACCCGGCGAAGGAGGCGACGGCCCGGCGGTTCGGGGCCACGCACTTCCTGACGTCGGCGGACGGCGTGCGGGAGGTGCTGCCGACGGGCGCGGACCACGTCTTCGAATGCGTGGGACGGGTCGAGCTGATCCGGACCGCCGTCGACCTGCTCGACCGGCACGGTCAGGCGGTGCTGCTCGGAGTGCCGCCGGCGACGGCCGAGGCGTCCTTCCGCGTCTCCTCGCTGTTCCTGGACAAGTCGATCCTGGGCTGCCGCTACGGCGCCTCGCGCCCCCAGCGGGACGTCGCCCTGTACGCGGAGCTGTACCGCGAGGGCCGGCTGCTGCTCGACGAACTCGTCACCCAGACCTACCCGGTCGAGGACTTCGAGAAGGCCGCGGCGGACGCCGAGGCGGGACGGGTGGCGCGCGGAGTGCTGACGTTCTAGTGGGTGGTGTCGGGCGGGGTGGCGTCGGTCGTGCGGAAGGTGCGGCGGTAGGCGGTCGGGGTGACTCCGAGTGCGGCCTGTAGGTGCTGGCGCATCGACTGGGCGGTGCCGAAACCGGCGTCCCGGGCGATCCGGTCGACGGACAGGCCGCTGGACTCCAGCAGGTGCCGGGCTCGTTCGACCCGTTGCTGGGTGAGCCACTGGCCGGGGCTGACGCCGACCTCCTCGCGGAAGCGGCGGGTGAACGTCCGCACCGACATGGCCTCCCGCTCGGCCATGTCGCGCAGTTGGAGGGGCTCGTGCAGGCGGCCGAGCGCCCATGCGCGGGCGCCGGTCGTGGTCGCCTGCTGCGGGTCGGGCACCGGTCGCGCGATGTACTGGGCCTGACCGCCGTCGCGGTGCGGGGGCACGACGGTGCGGCGGGCCACGTCGTTGGCTACGGCGGTGCCGTGGTCGCGGCGGACCATGTGCAGGCACAGGTCGATGCCGGCGGCGACGCCGGCCGAGGTGAGCACGTCGCCGTCGTCGACGAAGAGCACGTCCGGGTCGACCTTGATCTGCGGGAAGAGCCGCTGGAGGTGTTCGGCGTCGGCCCAGTGCGTGGTCGCGGGACGGCCGTCGAGGAAGCCGGCCGCGGCCAGCACGTACACGCCGGTGCAGATGGAGGCGAGCCGGGTGCCGGGCCTGACGCGGTCGAGGGCGGCGGCGAGTTCGTCGGTCAGGACGCCCTCCTCGAAGACCGGGCCGAGCTCATAGCTGGCCGGGACGATCACGGTGTCGGCGGTGGCCAGCGCCTCGGGACCGTGCTCGACCATGATCGCGAAGTCGGCGTCCGTCTCGACGGGGCCCGGCGGGCGCACCGAACAGGTGACGACCTCGTACAGAAGGCGTCCGCGGGCGTCCTTGGGGCGGCCGAAGATGCGGTGCGGGATGCCCAGCTCGAAGGGGAGCAGACCGTCCAGGGCGAGGACGACGACGCGATGGGGGCGGGGGGCGTACTCGACAGGACCCATGGCCCGATCCTAGCGAACGCTGTCCTTCGGGCCAGTCGTCCGTCCCGCCCGGATGTCAGAAGCTCGGTGGCGTGCATCAGACGACCGAGACCCGGGAATCCGCCGGGGAACAGAAGCCCGTGTCCGACCGTGCCCACGGCCGCGTGTCCGGCCGTCGCCGGGCCCGGATCCACCGCGCCTGGTTCGTCGCCGCCGTCACCTTCGTCACGATCATCGGCGCGGCGGCCTTCCGCTCGCTGCCCGGTCTGCTCATCGACCCGTTGCATGCGGAGTTCGGCTGGTCGCGCGGCACGATCGGTGCGGCGGTCTCGGTCAACCTGGCGCTGTACGGCCTCACCGCCCCGTTCGCGGCCGCCCTCATGGACCGGTTCGGCATCCGCCGGGTGGTCGCCGCGGCGCTGACCGTGATCGCGGCCGGCTCGCTGCTGACGGTGTGGATGACGGCGGCCTGGCAACTGCTGCTGTACTGGGGCCTGCTGGTCGGCCTCGGCTCGGGCTCGATGGCGCTGGCCTTCGCCGCGACCGTGACCAACCGCTGGTTCACCGAGCGCCGGGGACTGGTCACCGGCATCCTGACCGCCGCCTCCGCCTCCGGCCAGCTGGTCTTCCTGCCGGTGCTGTCCTGGACGGTCCTGCGGTACGGGTGGCGCCCGGCGGCCGTCACGGTGGCGCTGGCCGCGCTCACCGTCGTCCCCTTCGTGTGGCTGCTGCTGCGGGACCATCCGGCGGACGTGGGTCAGAAGCCGTACGGTGCACGGGAGTTCACGCCGAAGCCGCCGCCGGTGCGGGGTGCGGCCCGGCGCACGCTGCGGGTCCTGTCCTCGGCGGTGCGCACCGGCCCGTTCTGGCTGCTGGCCGGCACCTTCGCGATCTGCGGCGCCTCGACGAACGGCCTGGTGCAGACCCACTTCGTGCCCGCTGCGCACGACCACGGCATGCCGGTGACGGCGGCCGCCTCGCTGCTGGCCGTGATCGGCGTCTTCGACGTGGTCGGCACGGTCGCCTCCGGCTGGTTCACGGACCGTTTCGAGCCTCGCCGGCTGCTGGCGGTGTACTACGCGCTGCGCGGCATGTCGCTGCTGTTCCTTCCGGTGCTGCTGGCTCCGTCCGTGCATCCGCCGATGGTCTTCTTCATCGTGTTCTACGGGCTCGACTGGGTCGCCACCGTGCCGCCCACCCTCGCCCTGTGCCGCGAGCAGTACGGCGAGGACAGCGCCATCGTCTTCGGGTGGGTGCTCGCCTCCCACCAGCTGGGCGCGGCCCTGGTCGCCTTCCTGGGCGGCGTGGCGCGGGACGCCTTCGGCTCGTACGACGTCGTCTGGTACGGGTCGGGCGCGCTGTGCGCGGCGGCGGCGCTGATGGCCCTCGTGATCCGTCGCCGGCCGGCCACGGCGGCCCTCACGCCTGCGACGGGCTGAGCGTGACGGCGCCGGCCCGAGCATGATGGCGTCCGCGCTGCGTAACCGGTCCGGGGCGGCTACTCCGCGTACTGTGTGGCTACATTCGGTGATGGGTGGCCGGGCCGCTGAGCGTCGTCCCGCCGTCCGCTGTCCGTGGAGGCGATTGATGACGTCGTTGGCCCGTCGTGACGTGCTGAAGTGCCTGCCGGTCGTGGCCGGCGCGGCCGTGACCGGAACGGCGGTGACCGGAACGGCGGCCGCGCGCGCGGCCGGCTCGCGCGGGTCGGCCCTGCGGGCGGACGCCGACGCCGGGTTCCCGCAGCCGGAGACGCGCCGGGCGGACCCGGACACGGGGCGGCTCGCCACCCGGCTGACCGTCGCGTTCACCGAGCTGGCGGTCCCCGGCGTGGGCAGTGTGCTCACCCGCGCCTACGAGGGGTCGGTCCCGGGGCCGACGCTGCGGGTGCGGCCCGGGGAGACCCTGGAGATCATGCAGGTCAACGCGCTGCCACCGAACGCCGAGGCGATGCGGGAAGCACATCCGGACATGAATGTCCCGCATCACTTCAACACCTTCAACCTGCACACCCATGGCATGCACGTGGACCCTTCGGGTGAGGCGGACAACGTCTTCCGTGCCTTCGAGCCCGCAGCCGTTCCGGGGACCACGACCGCCCACCGCAGCATCGTCGACGTCCCGGCGGATCATCCGGCCGGCACCTTCTGGTACCACCCCCACCTTCACGGCTCCACCTCGAGCCAGCTGCTGAGCGGGATGGCGGGCGTGCTCGTCGTCGAGGGGGACGTGGACGAGGTCCCCGAGATCGCCGCGGCCAAGGAGGTCGTCGTCTGCGTCAGCGAGCTCAAACTGTCCGGCGGACGGGTGCCGGATCTGACCTCGCACGGCGTCTGGGACGACATCCCCTCGACGTTCCTGGTCAACGGGGCGAAGAACCCCGTTCTGACCATCGCCCCGGGGGAGATCCAGCGCTGGCGTGTCGTCAACGCCGGAGCCCTTACCGCTCACTTCCTCAGCGTGGGCGGCCAGGAGATGCACCAGATCGCCTGTGACGGCGTCACCTTCATGAAACCCGTCGCCACCACCGGCGTGACGCTGCCCATGGGAGGACGGGTGGACCTGCTGGTCCGCGGCGGCAGGCCCGGCACCTACAAGGTGTCCGGTGGGGGTCCCTCCCACCACCTTTTCACGCTCGTCGTCACCGGCGCCCCCCGCACGATGTCGCTGCCGGCCGAACTGCCCGGCCGGCCCACCGAACTGCCCGAGCCGACCCGCACCCGGACGCTGACCTTCCGCAGTTACGAGAACGTCTTCTCAGGCGCCTTCCCGAACGCCTACCGGATCCTGGGCGACGGTGAGACGCCGCCCGCCGACCCCGGGGCCGGCCGTGACGACCTCGCCTGGGGCCGTCTCTGCGCCGACTACGTCAACCAGCGCGTCCGGCTGGGCGAGGTCGAGGAGTGGACGATCGTCAACGACTCCCACGCCCACGCCCACAGCCATCACCCCTTCCACCTGCACACCAACCACTTCCTGCTCACAGCCGTCGACAACCGCAAGCTGGCCACACCGGTCTGGCACGACACCGTCGCCGTCCCGCCGAACGGTTCGATCACCTTCCGGCTGCGCGCCGAGGACTTCACCGGACGGTCGATGCTGCACTGCCACCAGCTCCAGCACGGCGACGAGGGCATGATGCAGATCGTCGACTACGTGCGCTGAGCGGCCCGCCCGCCGGCGGTCAGCGGAACCGGCCCCGGTGGAACAGCAGCGGCGGCTCGTCCGCGCCGTCCGTCCCCAGGGCGTTCACCCGTCCGACGACGATGAGGTGGTCGCCGCCCGTGTGGACCGCGTGGATGGTGCAGTCGATCCAGGCGAGGGCGCCGGCAAGGCGGGGAGCGCCCGAGACCGGCGCCGGGTCGTGGTCGACGCCGGCGAACTTGTCCGTGCCGCTCGCCGCGAACGCGCGGCACAGCGCCTGCTGGCCCGCGCCGAGGACGTTGACGCAGAAGACGCCCGCGCGGGCGATCCGCGGCCAGGTGGTGGACGTCCGGCCGACCATGAAGGCGACCAGGGGCGGGTCGAGGGAGAGCGAGGAGAACGACTGGCAGGCGAAGCCGGCGGGGGCGCCGTCGCCGTCGGCGGCGGGCGCCGTCACGACCGTCACACCCGAGGCGAAGCTCCCGAGGACACGGCGGAACTCGCCCGCGTCCACCGGCGCCCGCTCGTCCTCCCGGACACAGCGCAGCTCGGGCCGCGGCAGCGGTTCGACCGGCCGGCCCTCCGCCCGCAGATACCGCACGGCCGCGGCCGCCATTCCCGCATGTCCCATCACATCCCCATTGAAGCTGACGGTTCGTCAGATAGGAAGGGGTGTGCGGATGTGCGCGGATCCCCGGGCGCTCAGCGGCCCCGGAAGGCCGCCGCGCGGCGTTCCGTGAAGCTCTTCACGCCCTCCTGCGCGTCCGCCGTCGTCATGTTGATCTCCTGGGCGGCGGCCTCGGCGGCGAAGGCGGTCGTGCGGTCGGCGTCGAGGGAGGCGTTGACGAGCTGCTTGGTCAGGGCCAGGGCGCGGGTCGGGCCGGCGGCCAGCCGGGCCGCCCACTCGCGGGCCGTCTTGTCCAGCTCGCCGTCCGGGACGACTCGGTTGACCAGGCCGAGGCGTTCCGCGTCGGCCGCGCCGAGCGCGTCGCCGAAGAACATCAGCTCCTTGGCGCGCTGCGGGCCCACCAGACGCGGGAGCAGATAGGCGCCGCCGCCGTCGGGGACCAGGCCGCGGCGGACGAACACCTCGATGAAGCGGGCCGACTCGGCGGCCAGCACCAGATCGCACGCGAACGCGAGGTGCGCGCCCAGACCGGCCGCCGTGCCGTTCACGGCCGCGACGACCGGCTTCTCGCAGTCGAGGACAGCGGCGATCAGGCGCTGGGCGCCCACCCGGAGGGTGCGGGCCACGTCCCCGGCGATCCGCTCGCCCGCCGCCGTCCCGCCCCGCAGGTCCGCCCCCGCGCAGAACCCCCGGCCCGTGCCGGTCAGGACCACCGCCCGCACCTCCGGGTCGGCGGACGCCTCGGCGAGCAGCGCGATCAGACGGTCGCGCAGGTCCGGGGTGAGGGCGTTGAGCGCCTCGGGGCGGTCGAGGGTGAGACGGGTGACGTGGTCGTCCGTCGTGCTCAGGATCGAGGGGGCGGGCATGCGTGTCCTCCGTTTCGGCAGGGGCGGACCACCGGGCGGCGGCCCCGCCCCTCGTCTCGGCGTCGGTCCGGCCCGGTCCGCGCGGCGGACCTCACCGGCACACCGCCAGCGCGTCCAGGGCCACCGCGCCCTGCCCGCACGGCAGCACCACCAGCGGGTTGATGTCGAGCTCGGCGAGGTCGCCGCCCAGCTCCAGGGCCATGCGCTGCACCCGCAGCACGACCTCGACCAGCGCGTCCACGTCCGCCGGCGGACGGCCGCGGACGCCGTCCAGCAATGCCCGTCCGCGCAGGTCGTCGAGCATCGCGCGGGCCTGGTCCTCGCCGAACGGGGGCACCCGCACGGCGGCGTCCCGCAGGACCTCCACCAGCACCCCGCCCAGCCCGACCGTCACCGTCGGCCCGAACAGCTCGTCGTGGGTGACGCCGACCACGGTCTCCACGCCCCGCTCGACCATCTGGCACACCAGGACGCCGTCCAGCGAGACGCCCTCGTAGCGGGCGATGTCGGTCAGCTCGCGGTAGGCGTCGCGGACCTGGCTCGCCGAGGTCAGGCCGATCTTCACCAGGCCCAGCTCGGTCTTGTGGGCGATCTGCGCGCCGGACGCCTTCATCACCACCGGGTAGCCGACCAGCCCCGCGGCCCGCACGGCCGCCGCCGCGCTGGTCACCAGCTGCTCGCGCGGGACCCGGATGCCGTACGCGCGCAGCAGCTGCTTCGCCGCGTGCTCGCTCAGCTGCTGTCCGGGCCGCATCAGCAGCTGCGCCTTGCGGTAGGACGGCGAGAGGGTGCGGGGGGCCTCGTCGAAGGGCGAGCGGTAGTCGCTCA
The window above is part of the Streptomyces sp. NBC_00425 genome. Proteins encoded here:
- a CDS encoding acyl-CoA dehydrogenase family protein — its product is MDFGFTSADDSFRVEAREWLAAHAPRAAGRRSWERALGAAGWIGLGWPQSGYGNRTGSLTQQVAWAEEYARSGAPPRSGHIGENLLAPTLLAHGTDEQKARFLPPVAAGDELWCQGYSEPGAGSDLAGVRTRAELAPDGRSYRVTGQKIWTSLAHEADWCFVLARTDPQARRHHGLTFLLVPMDQPGRIEVRPIRQLTGTSDFNEVFFDGAHARAEHVVGAPGDGWRVAMSLLGFERGVSTLAQQIGFAQELGRVVHAAVESGAAGDPVVRERLVRLWAELRTMRWNALRTLGGTGGPGAPSVAKLLWAGWHQRLGEVAVQVRGAAASVGPADWTPAAPYELDDAQHLFLFSRADTIYGGSDQIQRTIIAERVLGLPRQPKG
- a CDS encoding Zn-dependent alcohol dehydrogenase; amino-acid sequence: MRGVVFDGERVEVVDDLEVRDPEAGEVLVAVAAAGLCHSDLSVVDGTIPFPAPVVLGHEGAGVVAAVGPGVTHVVPGDHVALSTLANCGACAECDRGRPTMCRQAIGRPGRPFTRAGRPLFQFAANSAFAERTVVKAVQAVPIPKDVPLTSAALIGCGVLTGVGAVLNRARVGHGESVVVIGTGGIGLNVLQGARIAGALRIVAVDANPAKEATARRFGATHFLTSADGVREVLPTGADHVFECVGRVELIRTAVDLLDRHGQAVLLGVPPATAEASFRVSSLFLDKSILGCRYGASRPQRDVALYAELYREGRLLLDELVTQTYPVEDFEKAAADAEAGRVARGVLTF
- a CDS encoding GlxA family transcriptional regulator; its protein translation is MGPVEYAPRPHRVVVLALDGLLPFELGIPHRIFGRPKDARGRLLYEVVTCSVRPPGPVETDADFAIMVEHGPEALATADTVIVPASYELGPVFEEGVLTDELAAALDRVRPGTRLASICTGVYVLAAAGFLDGRPATTHWADAEHLQRLFPQIKVDPDVLFVDDGDVLTSAGVAAGIDLCLHMVRRDHGTAVANDVARRTVVPPHRDGGQAQYIARPVPDPQQATTTGARAWALGRLHEPLQLRDMAEREAMSVRTFTRRFREEVGVSPGQWLTQQRVERARHLLESSGLSVDRIARDAGFGTAQSMRQHLQAALGVTPTAYRRTFRTTDATPPDTTH
- a CDS encoding MFS transporter, with the translated sequence MSDRAHGRVSGRRRARIHRAWFVAAVTFVTIIGAAAFRSLPGLLIDPLHAEFGWSRGTIGAAVSVNLALYGLTAPFAAALMDRFGIRRVVAAALTVIAAGSLLTVWMTAAWQLLLYWGLLVGLGSGSMALAFAATVTNRWFTERRGLVTGILTAASASGQLVFLPVLSWTVLRYGWRPAAVTVALAALTVVPFVWLLLRDHPADVGQKPYGAREFTPKPPPVRGAARRTLRVLSSAVRTGPFWLLAGTFAICGASTNGLVQTHFVPAAHDHGMPVTAAASLLAVIGVFDVVGTVASGWFTDRFEPRRLLAVYYALRGMSLLFLPVLLAPSVHPPMVFFIVFYGLDWVATVPPTLALCREQYGEDSAIVFGWVLASHQLGAALVAFLGGVARDAFGSYDVVWYGSGALCAAAALMALVIRRRPATAALTPATG
- a CDS encoding multicopper oxidase family protein, encoding MTSLARRDVLKCLPVVAGAAVTGTAVTGTAAARAAGSRGSALRADADAGFPQPETRRADPDTGRLATRLTVAFTELAVPGVGSVLTRAYEGSVPGPTLRVRPGETLEIMQVNALPPNAEAMREAHPDMNVPHHFNTFNLHTHGMHVDPSGEADNVFRAFEPAAVPGTTTAHRSIVDVPADHPAGTFWYHPHLHGSTSSQLLSGMAGVLVVEGDVDEVPEIAAAKEVVVCVSELKLSGGRVPDLTSHGVWDDIPSTFLVNGAKNPVLTIAPGEIQRWRVVNAGALTAHFLSVGGQEMHQIACDGVTFMKPVATTGVTLPMGGRVDLLVRGGRPGTYKVSGGGPSHHLFTLVVTGAPRTMSLPAELPGRPTELPEPTRTRTLTFRSYENVFSGAFPNAYRILGDGETPPADPGAGRDDLAWGRLCADYVNQRVRLGEVEEWTIVNDSHAHAHSHHPFHLHTNHFLLTAVDNRKLATPVWHDTVAVPPNGSITFRLRAEDFTGRSMLHCHQLQHGDEGMMQIVDYVR
- a CDS encoding flavin reductase family protein, whose protein sequence is MGHAGMAAAAVRYLRAEGRPVEPLPRPELRCVREDERAPVDAGEFRRVLGSFASGVTVVTAPAADGDGAPAGFACQSFSSLSLDPPLVAFMVGRTSTTWPRIARAGVFCVNVLGAGQQALCRAFAASGTDKFAGVDHDPAPVSGAPRLAGALAWIDCTIHAVHTGGDHLIVVGRVNALGTDGADEPPLLFHRGRFR
- a CDS encoding enoyl-CoA hydratase/isomerase family protein, giving the protein MPAPSILSTTDDHVTRLTLDRPEALNALTPDLRDRLIALLAEASADPEVRAVVLTGTGRGFCAGADLRGGTAAGERIAGDVARTLRVGAQRLIAAVLDCEKPVVAAVNGTAAGLGAHLAFACDLVLAAESARFIEVFVRRGLVPDGGGAYLLPRLVGPQRAKELMFFGDALGAADAERLGLVNRVVPDGELDKTAREWAARLAAGPTRALALTKQLVNASLDADRTTAFAAEAAAQEINMTTADAQEGVKSFTERRAAAFRGR